In a genomic window of Corynebacterium lizhenjunii:
- a CDS encoding Panacea domain-containing protein, with protein sequence MAHINDVARYILERQGGEVSTMKLQKLVYYAQAWSLVWDERPLFNARIEAWANGPVTRELYDRHRGQFTASVDMFPGDSERLNESERETVDVVLEAYGQLSGQQLSDLAHSERPWREAREGVEDGAASRNEVSPEVMQDFYSALQSASAV encoded by the coding sequence ATGGCACACATTAACGATGTGGCTAGGTACATTTTGGAGCGTCAGGGTGGGGAAGTGAGCACGATGAAGCTGCAGAAACTTGTGTATTACGCCCAGGCCTGGAGTTTAGTCTGGGATGAGAGGCCACTTTTTAACGCGCGCATAGAGGCGTGGGCAAATGGGCCGGTAACTCGCGAACTCTACGACCGCCACCGGGGGCAGTTTACGGCCAGTGTCGATATGTTCCCCGGGGACTCGGAAAGGCTCAACGAGTCGGAACGAGAAACCGTTGATGTTGTTTTGGAGGCTTATGGCCAGCTCAGTGGCCAGCAATTGAGCGACCTAGCGCACAGCGAACGCCCATGGCGTGAGGCACGCGAGGGCGTGGAGGATGGGGCGGCCTCTAGAAATGAAGTCAGCCCAGAAGTCATGCAAGACTTCTATAGTGCGTTGCAGTCGGCGTCTGCTGTGTAG
- a CDS encoding nitrate/nitrite transporter: MTTLDTSGRVIQGWSPEEPDHWDSRIAWRTLWISTFVLIIGFATWYLVSAVAPMLNQIGFDLSKSQLYWLTSIAGLSCGLFRLIFMFLPPIIGTRKLVTLSSLLFIIPMLGWFFAVQDTSTPYWWLLALSFLSGIGGGVFSGFMPSTGYFFPKRMSGTALGLQAGIGNFGISFIQLVAPWLMGFTLLGIGFVAPQRTTAGQIYVHNPAIFLVPWAIVGAILAWTLLKDVPVKANFRQQIDIFGNKNTWILTVVYLMTFGAFSGFAAQMALLINQTFGADSQFAGQFEDLPKGAAFAFLGPLIGALVRALWGPLCDKFGGAIWTFVGCVGMTVFTAVAALFLNPTDPDQFWWFLGAMLTMFFFTGLGNAGTFKQMPMILPQRQAGGVIGWTGAIGAFGPFIVGVLLSLMPAATFFWGCVVYFAITTVLVWVYYARPNAPFPG, translated from the coding sequence ATGACTACTCTTGACACCTCCGGAAGGGTCATCCAGGGCTGGTCCCCAGAAGAACCCGACCATTGGGATTCCCGCATCGCCTGGCGCACGCTGTGGATTTCCACCTTCGTCCTCATCATCGGCTTCGCCACCTGGTACCTGGTTTCCGCAGTGGCCCCCATGCTCAACCAGATCGGCTTCGACCTGAGCAAGTCCCAGCTCTACTGGCTGACCTCCATCGCCGGCCTATCCTGCGGCTTGTTCCGCCTGATTTTCATGTTCTTGCCGCCGATTATCGGCACGCGCAAGCTGGTCACCTTGTCCTCACTGCTGTTCATCATCCCCATGCTGGGCTGGTTCTTCGCAGTTCAAGACACCTCCACCCCGTACTGGTGGCTGCTGGCACTGTCCTTCCTCTCCGGCATTGGCGGCGGTGTCTTTTCGGGCTTTATGCCCTCGACCGGCTACTTCTTCCCCAAGCGCATGTCTGGCACGGCACTGGGCTTGCAAGCGGGAATCGGCAACTTTGGTATCTCCTTTATCCAGCTGGTAGCCCCCTGGCTGATGGGTTTTACCCTGCTGGGCATCGGTTTTGTGGCGCCGCAACGCACCACCGCCGGCCAAATCTACGTCCACAACCCGGCCATCTTCTTGGTGCCCTGGGCCATCGTGGGCGCAATCTTGGCCTGGACACTGCTCAAGGACGTCCCCGTCAAGGCCAACTTCCGCCAGCAGATCGACATCTTTGGTAACAAGAACACCTGGATCCTCACTGTGGTGTACTTGATGACCTTCGGCGCCTTCTCCGGCTTTGCCGCGCAAATGGCCTTGCTCATCAACCAGACCTTTGGCGCGGACTCCCAGTTTGCTGGGCAATTTGAGGATCTGCCCAAGGGCGCGGCCTTTGCCTTCCTGGGCCCGCTCATCGGCGCGCTGGTCCGCGCCCTGTGGGGTCCGCTGTGTGACAAGTTTGGCGGGGCTATCTGGACCTTCGTCGGCTGCGTGGGCATGACGGTCTTTACCGCCGTGGCAGCGCTCTTCCTCAACCCGACTGACCCTGACCAGTTCTGGTGGTTCCTGGGCGCGATGCTGACCATGTTCTTCTTCACCGGTCTAGGCAACGCGGGAACCTTCAAGCAAATGCCCATGATCCTGCCCCAACGTCAGGCAGGCGGCGTGATCGGCTGGACGGGGGCCATTGGAGCATTCGGCCCCTTCATCGTGGGCGTTCTACTGTCCCTGATGCCCGCGGCGACCTTCTTCTGGGGCTGCGTGGTCTACTTCGCGATTACCACCGTGTTGGTGTGGGTCTACTACGCCCGCCCCAACGCGCCATTCCCGGGCTAG
- the moaA gene encoding GTP 3',8-cyclase MoaA, which translates to MTPPLDTPSTALPLPHPLVRSQPAAPPSAQPAAPPKQTPQTLIDRYGRVAKDLRVSLTDRCNLRCTYCMPAEGLEWIPTPQTLTDAETIRLIALGVNQLGIEQVRFTGGEPLLRKSLEDIIAATKDLRTAAGTAPTVALTTNGLGLDRRAAGLKAAGLDRVNISLDTLDRELYARLTRRDRLPGVLAAIDAALEANFSPVKINAVIMPGVNEDSILPLAHFALSRGAQLRFIEQMPLGPRSQWRREQMVTADDILATLAKDFALTPATQPRGSAPAALWEATPRTASATPAGQLGVIASVSYSFCGDCDRTRLTTDGAVRNCLFGNSETSLRDLMRAGASDAELAQAWAGEMWRKLPGHGVNDEGFLQPDRPMSAIGG; encoded by the coding sequence ATGACACCGCCTTTGGATACGCCGTCGACTGCACTGCCGCTACCGCACCCACTAGTGCGCTCGCAGCCCGCGGCGCCGCCCTCAGCGCAGCCCGCGGCGCCACCCAAACAAACACCCCAAACGCTCATCGACCGCTACGGCCGGGTGGCCAAGGACTTGCGGGTGTCACTGACTGACCGCTGCAATCTGCGCTGTACCTATTGCATGCCAGCCGAAGGCCTAGAGTGGATCCCTACTCCACAAACACTGACAGATGCCGAAACCATCCGGCTCATTGCCCTAGGCGTAAACCAGCTGGGCATTGAACAGGTCCGTTTTACCGGTGGGGAGCCGCTGCTGCGCAAGTCCTTAGAAGACATCATCGCCGCGACCAAAGACCTGCGTACCGCGGCTGGTACTGCCCCCACGGTGGCGCTGACCACCAATGGCTTGGGACTCGACCGGCGAGCTGCTGGACTCAAAGCCGCCGGCCTGGACCGCGTCAATATCTCCCTGGACACCCTGGACAGGGAGCTCTACGCGCGACTGACTCGCCGCGACCGCTTACCCGGAGTCCTCGCGGCCATCGATGCCGCCCTGGAGGCAAACTTCTCCCCGGTAAAAATCAATGCCGTCATCATGCCCGGGGTTAACGAGGATTCTATTCTGCCCCTGGCTCATTTTGCTTTGTCACGCGGTGCCCAGCTGCGCTTCATTGAGCAGATGCCGCTGGGTCCGCGCTCACAGTGGCGCCGCGAGCAGATGGTTACCGCCGATGACATCCTGGCCACCTTGGCCAAAGACTTTGCGCTCACCCCGGCTACCCAGCCACGTGGTTCCGCCCCCGCCGCACTGTGGGAGGCCACCCCACGCACAGCGTCCGCCACCCCAGCCGGGCAGCTGGGCGTGATTGCCTCGGTGTCCTATTCTTTTTGTGGCGACTGCGATCGCACCCGCCTGACCACCGATGGCGCCGTGCGCAATTGCCTCTTTGGCAATTCGGAGACCTCCCTGCGCGACCTCATGCGCGCCGGCGCCAGTGACGCCGAACTAGCACAAGCCTGGGCCGGGGAGATGTGGCGTAAACTTCCCGGCCATGGCGTCAATGATGAAGGATTCCTCCAGCCCGACCGCCCCATGTCCGCCATCGGCGGCTAG
- the moaC gene encoding cyclic pyranopterin monophosphate synthase MoaC, translating into MKFTHLNDAGAAYMVDVTDKQPTVRSATAQCEVRCSPEVIAALREGRVPKGDVLAVARIAGIAAAKKVPELLPLAHTIGVHGCAVEVTLREQDVFIEATVRTADRTGVEMEALTAVNVAALAVIDMVKGVDRSAYIRRAGITAKSGGRSGDWTRTLPED; encoded by the coding sequence ATGAAGTTTACTCACCTCAACGACGCCGGTGCCGCCTACATGGTCGACGTCACCGATAAACAACCTACCGTGCGATCAGCCACCGCACAGTGCGAGGTCCGCTGTTCCCCGGAGGTCATCGCCGCTTTGCGCGAAGGCCGCGTGCCCAAGGGTGATGTGCTGGCCGTCGCCCGCATTGCCGGGATAGCCGCAGCCAAAAAGGTCCCGGAGCTCCTCCCCCTGGCGCACACCATCGGCGTGCACGGCTGTGCCGTCGAGGTAACCCTGCGTGAACAGGACGTATTCATTGAGGCCACCGTGCGCACCGCCGACCGCACCGGTGTGGAGATGGAGGCACTGACCGCCGTCAACGTTGCTGCCCTGGCCGTCATTGACATGGTCAAGGGCGTAGACCGCAGCGCATACATTCGCCGGGCAGGCATTACCGCCAAATCCGGCGGGCGCTCCGGGGACTGGACCCGCACCCTGCCGGAGGATTAG
- a CDS encoding molybdopterin molybdotransferase MoeA, with protein MSHSSGQSGATSPEAYYQRVMQLCSQAAPTATAHIPVDVFACGRVLAADVRATWPVPPHANSAMDGFLVHRADLPAAGAGPRSLAVCGDVPAGSAPQLPAPGQAVRIMTGAPIPEFPAQLADTPDLLVVPVEDTDVPAGPGPLPSEVTIKRAPRRSNIRARGENLQPGDVLATSGSVVDPGTVAALLSAGVSTIAVRPNLRVAIISSGAELLPLHPGTPTPQTLPAGKIPDSNGPMLAALVRAAGYSQLSTHHSIDDPRALRGLFDKLSADHDVILTTGGISAGAFDVVRHVLSTSEQSWFGHCAQKPGAPQGHGLWKDTPVLCLPGNPVAAFVSFHLYLAPALALLSGAQAAPTLWARPQLSAQAASDFPAAPPGKLAVVPVSVDYSGARPQAVAYSSGGIGSHFVASLAGTTALAAYATAVSAGDPLDIYPF; from the coding sequence ATGTCCCATTCTTCCGGCCAGTCCGGCGCCACCTCCCCGGAGGCCTACTACCAGCGCGTGATGCAGCTGTGCAGCCAGGCTGCCCCCACCGCTACCGCGCACATTCCCGTTGATGTCTTCGCCTGCGGCCGTGTCCTAGCCGCCGATGTGCGCGCTACCTGGCCGGTGCCCCCGCACGCCAATTCCGCCATGGATGGCTTCCTGGTCCACCGCGCCGATCTGCCCGCCGCCGGCGCCGGGCCGCGCTCACTTGCCGTGTGCGGCGATGTACCCGCCGGTTCCGCCCCACAGCTTCCCGCCCCCGGCCAGGCCGTGCGTATTATGACCGGCGCCCCCATCCCTGAGTTTCCTGCTCAGCTTGCCGATACCCCCGATCTCCTCGTTGTCCCCGTCGAGGACACTGATGTCCCCGCCGGCCCCGGACCGCTGCCCAGTGAGGTGACCATAAAGCGGGCTCCCCGCCGCAGCAATATCCGTGCCCGGGGCGAAAATCTGCAGCCGGGCGATGTGCTGGCTACCTCCGGATCGGTGGTGGATCCCGGAACCGTAGCCGCGCTCCTATCTGCCGGAGTATCCACCATTGCGGTACGCCCCAACTTGCGGGTGGCCATTATTTCCTCCGGCGCAGAGCTGCTCCCGCTCCACCCAGGCACACCGACACCACAGACCCTGCCTGCAGGAAAGATTCCCGATTCCAACGGCCCCATGCTCGCCGCTTTAGTCCGCGCAGCTGGGTATTCACAGCTAAGCACCCACCACAGTATCGATGATCCGCGTGCACTGCGAGGCCTCTTCGATAAACTCAGCGCCGACCACGACGTTATTCTGACCACCGGAGGAATTTCCGCCGGGGCCTTCGACGTGGTGCGCCACGTGCTGAGCACCAGCGAGCAATCCTGGTTTGGCCACTGCGCCCAAAAACCCGGCGCACCCCAGGGCCATGGCCTATGGAAGGACACCCCGGTACTTTGCCTGCCGGGCAACCCGGTGGCCGCCTTTGTCTCCTTCCACCTCTACCTCGCCCCCGCCTTAGCCCTACTCAGCGGCGCACAAGCCGCACCCACTCTGTGGGCGCGCCCACAACTATCCGCCCAGGCTGCCAGCGATTTCCCTGCCGCACCACCAGGTAAACTCGCCGTCGTTCCGGTATCCGTAGACTACAGTGGCGCCCGGCCGCAGGCAGTGGCTTATAGCAGCGGGGGCATCGGCAGTCACTTCGTAGCCTCCCTGGCCGGTACCACAGCGCTGGCAGCCTACGCCACGGCGGTGAGCGCCGGAGACCCGCTAGACATTTACCCTTTTTAG
- the mobA gene encoding molybdenum cofactor guanylyltransferase — MLGVIVLAGGRNTRMKGTDKAAITVGGERFIDRLYRQLPAHALPIAVTPRDIGHPRVCEQPPFGGPVAGIAAGAAYLARHPEVSTIAVLSADAPDSPRTLPALQAALDAAGSSADVAVCAEAEHLHPLCALWHADALHSALQQLGDPRDVSAKRLLSLARGQVVVPDCDFARDYDTPTDVAAYSARLSLL, encoded by the coding sequence ATGCTCGGGGTAATTGTGTTGGCCGGCGGGCGCAATACGCGCATGAAGGGTACAGACAAGGCGGCCATTACCGTCGGCGGCGAACGCTTTATCGACCGCCTCTACCGGCAGCTTCCCGCCCACGCGTTGCCCATTGCGGTAACTCCCCGAGATATTGGCCATCCTCGCGTGTGTGAACAGCCCCCCTTCGGGGGCCCGGTGGCTGGCATCGCTGCCGGTGCCGCGTACCTGGCCCGTCACCCAGAGGTCAGTACCATTGCAGTCTTGTCTGCCGATGCCCCCGATTCTCCCCGCACCCTCCCCGCCCTGCAGGCCGCGCTCGACGCCGCTGGTAGTAGCGCCGACGTCGCCGTGTGTGCCGAAGCCGAGCATCTGCACCCCTTGTGCGCCCTTTGGCATGCCGATGCCCTCCACAGCGCCCTGCAGCAACTCGGGGACCCCCGCGATGTCTCCGCCAAACGACTACTCAGCCTTGCCCGCGGCCAGGTTGTGGTGCCTGATTGCGACTTTGCCCGCGACTATGACACCCCCACAGATGTCGCAGCCTACTCAGCTCGGCTGTCACTCCTCTAG
- a CDS encoding nitrate reductase subunit alpha: protein MTHVEPVDGKVNPLFQLGAYLRKGETSKSGQQIFLQGGRQADVFYRNRWAFDKMVRSTHGVNCTGSCSWKVYVKDGVITWESQAVDYPTTGNDMPEYEPRGCPRGASFSWYTYSPTRVRYPYARGVLVDMFREEKKRHDGDAVLAWRAIQEDPDKRRAYISQRGKGGLIRISYEEAIEMAAAAHVYTLRKYGPDRIFGFTVIPAMSQVSYGAGSRFLQMIGGVALSFYDWYADLPPASPQTFGDQTDVPESGDWYNSSYLMMWGSNIPVTRTPDAHFMVEARYKGTKVVVVSPDFADNTKFADEWARIEPGTDAALAFAMGHVILSKFHVERQEPYFLNYMRKYTDSPFLVELDRREDGTYTPGKFVTAAQLADVTLSSSPNAASRTVVMEADGRVVDPGGTMADRWDMDSAKWNLSLDNADPVMSIAQTDAFATAEVLFPRFDLDAHPEESGAMGPIGAGVVHRGVPVREVDGMLVTTVYDLMLAHYGVNRAELNLPGSWPRDFFDASEVGTPAWQEELTGVPAETAIRIGREFAQNAAESKGRSQIIMGAGVNHYFHADTIYRTFLALTSMCGTQGVNGGGWAHYVGQEKLRPINGWTQWAMAADWQRPPRHMISTGFYYFATEQYRYDNSHAAHLGSPLASRGVIGDKMVSDTMAEAMRRGWMPAYPQFNRNNLQIAQDAAVAGKKIEDYVVEQLGSGELEFSYDNPSAEENWPRILLNWRTNLLGSSAKGTEFFLRHLLGIDSDATAAELAPHERPKTINWVEQAPEGKLDLMLTTDFRNTSTTLVSDIILPAATWYEKHDMSSTDMHPYLHSFNAAINPPWEARTDFEVFRDLSASLSAMAVKWLGVQTDIVTQPSHHDSPDEMGMPRGIVPDVDRKNLVPGKTMPKLHTIERDYTKIYEKWTHLGPLPAKAGTGVHGTKFSVEKQVKELELICGTSQTSMGQLVDLTKDTKVIDAILHLSGVSNGELAKQGFEFLSSRTGKDLTPLGATDEDVRITWDAIKERPTEVITSPEWTADKRNKRRYTAFSINVEFDKPWHTITGRMHYYVDHDWFLDYGEALPVFRPPLDHVRMHGEFAPGQTLHNERGEVEVTLRYLTTHNKWSIHSQYFDNLHVLSISRGGQVVWMSDKDAAKIGVKDNEWVEVYNRNGVVSARAIVSHRIPEGTMICNHAQERTVGTPLNEHTGRRGGTHNSLTRISIKPVHIAGGYGQLTYHFNYIGPTGNNRDEVTRVRRRSQEVTY from the coding sequence ATGACTCACGTTGAGCCCGTTGACGGCAAAGTCAACCCCCTCTTCCAGCTGGGCGCCTACCTGCGCAAAGGCGAAACCAGCAAGTCCGGCCAACAGATTTTCTTGCAAGGCGGACGCCAAGCCGACGTCTTCTACCGCAACCGCTGGGCCTTCGACAAGATGGTCCGCTCCACCCACGGCGTGAACTGCACCGGTTCATGCTCGTGGAAGGTCTACGTCAAAGACGGCGTAATCACCTGGGAATCCCAGGCCGTGGACTACCCCACCACGGGCAATGATATGCCCGAGTACGAACCTCGCGGCTGCCCGCGTGGAGCATCTTTTTCCTGGTACACCTACTCGCCCACCCGCGTGCGTTACCCCTATGCCCGCGGCGTGCTGGTGGACATGTTCCGGGAGGAAAAGAAGCGCCACGACGGCGATGCGGTGCTGGCGTGGCGCGCCATTCAGGAAGACCCGGACAAGCGCCGGGCGTATATTTCCCAGCGCGGCAAGGGCGGGTTGATCCGCATATCCTATGAGGAGGCCATTGAGATGGCCGCGGCAGCCCACGTCTATACCCTGCGCAAATACGGCCCGGACCGCATCTTTGGATTTACGGTGATCCCGGCGATGTCCCAGGTCTCTTACGGGGCGGGCTCGCGCTTTTTGCAGATGATTGGCGGCGTGGCGCTGTCCTTCTACGACTGGTACGCGGACTTGCCGCCGGCCTCCCCGCAGACCTTCGGTGATCAGACGGACGTGCCGGAGTCTGGGGACTGGTACAACTCCTCCTACCTGATGATGTGGGGCTCAAACATTCCGGTGACTCGTACTCCGGATGCCCACTTCATGGTGGAAGCCCGCTACAAGGGCACCAAGGTGGTGGTGGTCTCCCCGGATTTCGCGGATAACACGAAGTTCGCTGATGAGTGGGCCCGTATTGAGCCGGGCACGGATGCCGCGCTGGCCTTCGCGATGGGCCACGTCATTTTGAGTAAGTTCCACGTTGAGCGCCAGGAGCCGTACTTCCTTAACTACATGCGCAAGTACACAGACTCGCCGTTCTTGGTGGAGTTGGACCGCCGCGAGGACGGCACTTATACCCCTGGCAAGTTTGTTACTGCAGCTCAGCTTGCCGATGTCACCCTGTCCTCCAGCCCCAATGCCGCCTCCCGCACCGTGGTGATGGAGGCCGATGGTCGCGTGGTCGATCCGGGCGGGACGATGGCGGACCGCTGGGATATGGACTCGGCAAAGTGGAATTTGTCTCTGGATAACGCAGATCCGGTGATGTCGATTGCCCAGACGGATGCGTTTGCTACCGCGGAGGTGCTCTTCCCGCGCTTTGATTTGGACGCACACCCGGAGGAGTCGGGCGCGATGGGTCCCATCGGGGCGGGCGTGGTTCACCGCGGTGTGCCGGTGCGAGAAGTCGACGGCATGCTGGTGACTACGGTCTATGACTTGATGTTGGCGCACTATGGGGTCAACCGGGCGGAATTGAACCTGCCGGGCTCGTGGCCGCGAGACTTTTTTGATGCTTCTGAGGTGGGCACCCCGGCATGGCAGGAGGAGCTCACGGGAGTGCCCGCAGAAACAGCCATTCGCATTGGCCGGGAGTTTGCCCAGAATGCGGCGGAGTCGAAGGGCCGCTCCCAGATCATCATGGGCGCCGGCGTCAACCACTACTTCCACGCCGATACCATCTACCGCACCTTCCTGGCGCTGACCTCCATGTGCGGTACCCAGGGCGTCAATGGTGGCGGCTGGGCCCACTATGTGGGCCAAGAGAAGCTGCGCCCGATTAATGGCTGGACGCAGTGGGCGATGGCTGCGGACTGGCAGCGCCCGCCGCGGCACATGATTTCGACTGGCTTCTACTACTTCGCCACCGAGCAGTACCGCTACGACAATTCCCACGCGGCCCACCTGGGCTCACCGCTGGCTAGCCGCGGGGTGATTGGCGACAAGATGGTCTCTGACACCATGGCAGAGGCCATGCGTCGCGGCTGGATGCCGGCCTACCCACAGTTCAACCGCAATAACTTGCAGATTGCCCAAGATGCTGCTGTGGCGGGCAAAAAGATTGAGGACTACGTGGTGGAGCAGCTGGGATCTGGCGAGCTGGAGTTTTCCTACGATAATCCTTCAGCTGAGGAGAACTGGCCGCGTATTTTGCTCAACTGGCGCACCAACTTGCTGGGTTCTTCTGCAAAGGGTACGGAGTTCTTCCTGCGCCACCTGCTGGGCATCGACAGTGATGCCACCGCAGCAGAGCTGGCCCCGCATGAGCGGCCCAAGACGATCAACTGGGTAGAACAGGCCCCCGAGGGCAAGCTAGATTTGATGCTGACCACGGACTTCCGCAATACCTCCACCACGCTGGTCTCTGACATCATTTTGCCGGCCGCGACCTGGTATGAAAAGCACGACATGTCCTCCACGGACATGCACCCCTACCTGCACTCCTTCAACGCGGCAATTAACCCGCCGTGGGAGGCACGCACGGACTTTGAGGTCTTTAGGGATCTCTCGGCCTCCTTGTCGGCTATGGCGGTGAAGTGGTTGGGGGTCCAAACAGACATTGTCACCCAGCCCAGCCACCATGACTCCCCGGATGAGATGGGGATGCCACGCGGCATCGTCCCGGACGTTGACCGTAAGAACCTGGTGCCGGGCAAGACCATGCCCAAGCTGCACACCATCGAGCGTGACTACACCAAGATTTATGAGAAGTGGACCCACCTGGGCCCACTGCCAGCCAAGGCTGGCACGGGCGTGCATGGCACCAAGTTCTCCGTGGAAAAGCAGGTCAAGGAGCTAGAGCTCATTTGCGGCACCTCGCAGACCTCCATGGGCCAGCTGGTGGACCTGACCAAGGACACCAAAGTCATCGACGCCATCTTGCACCTCTCCGGTGTGTCCAATGGCGAGCTGGCTAAGCAAGGCTTTGAGTTCTTGTCTTCGCGTACCGGCAAGGACCTGACCCCGCTGGGTGCAACGGATGAGGATGTGCGCATTACCTGGGACGCCATCAAGGAGCGCCCCACCGAGGTCATCACTTCCCCGGAGTGGACGGCAGACAAGCGCAACAAGCGCCGTTACACGGCGTTTAGCATCAACGTGGAGTTTGATAAGCCCTGGCACACCATCACCGGGCGCATGCACTACTACGTGGACCATGACTGGTTCCTGGACTACGGCGAGGCCCTGCCAGTCTTCCGTCCGCCGCTGGACCATGTGCGCATGCACGGCGAGTTTGCCCCGGGTCAAACCCTGCACAATGAGCGCGGGGAGGTCGAAGTCACGCTGCGCTACCTGACTACCCATAACAAGTGGTCCATTCACTCGCAGTACTTCGATAACCTCCACGTGTTGTCCATTTCCCGCGGCGGCCAGGTGGTGTGGATGTCTGATAAGGACGCCGCCAAGATCGGCGTCAAGGACAACGAGTGGGTGGAGGTCTACAACCGCAATGGTGTGGTCTCGGCGCGCGCCATTGTCTCCCACCGCATTCCGGAGGGCACAATGATTTGCAATCACGCCCAGGAACGCACGGTGGGCACCCCGCTCAATGAGCACACCGGACGGCGCGGTGGTACCCATAATTCACTCACGCGCATCTCCATCAAGCCGGTCCACATTGCTGGCGGCTACGGCCAGCTGACCTACCACTTCAACTACATCGGCCCAACTGGCAACAACCGTGACGAGGTCACGCGCGTTCGCCGCCGTTCACAGGAGGTAACCTACTAA
- a CDS encoding molybdopterin-binding protein: MTAHSAAVIICSDRILAKQKPDTVSSIAAEALHAAGCRVAPAQLVAEDYAQIDAALSGALAAGHRVIMLIGGTGVRAGNWTPEVTQKYVQLRLHGLETQVLLAGLEHSAKAGLSRGIIGMTSHEGTLIITSASSAGAVRDVLGVVTPLLPSLLGHCEH, from the coding sequence ATGACCGCCCACTCCGCCGCCGTGATTATTTGTTCCGATCGCATCTTGGCTAAGCAGAAGCCCGATACCGTCTCTTCGATTGCCGCCGAGGCCCTGCACGCCGCAGGCTGCCGCGTGGCACCCGCCCAGCTGGTGGCCGAGGACTATGCCCAGATTGACGCCGCTCTATCCGGTGCACTGGCCGCTGGCCACCGGGTCATTATGCTCATCGGCGGAACCGGCGTACGTGCAGGCAATTGGACCCCGGAGGTCACACAAAAATATGTGCAGTTGCGGCTGCATGGCCTGGAGACCCAGGTGCTGCTAGCAGGCCTGGAGCACTCCGCAAAGGCCGGGCTCTCCCGGGGCATTATCGGCATGACCAGCCATGAGGGAACTCTGATTATCACTAGTGCTTCTTCTGCTGGGGCCGTCCGCGACGTCCTGGGCGTGGTCACGCCCCTCCTGCCGAGCTTGTTGGGGCACTGTGAGCATTAG